In Streptomyces paludis, the genomic stretch CGATGACGGCGACGCCGGCGAGCCGGGGGACGCGCCCCGCCGGGCGAACCTTCCGCCGGCGCCGCGCCCCGACGGTCCCTGGGACATCTCCGAGGTCTCCAAGCCCGACGAGGGCCGCGTCGACCTCGGGGGCATCTTCGTCCCCGGCGTCGACGGCATGGAGCTGCGGGTGGAGGTCGCCGGTGACGCGATCGTCGCCGCGACGGTCGTCGTGCGCGACAGCGCCGTACAGCTCCAGGCGTTCGCCGCTCCCAAGCGCGAGGGCATCTGGGGCGAGGTCCGCGAGGAGATCGCCACCGGCATCACCCAGCAGGGCGGCATCATCGACGAGGTCGAGGGCCCGCTCGGCTGGGAGCTGCGCGCGCAGGTCCCCGTACAGCTGCCGGACGGCACCGGCGGCGTACAGCTGGTGCGCTTCATCGGGGTCGACGGACCGCGCTGGTTCCTGCGCGGGGTGATCTCCGGGCAGGGCGCGGTGCAGCCCGAGGCCGCCGGTCTGCTGGAGCAGATCTTCCGGGACACCGTGGTCGTGCGCGGGGAGGGCCCGATGGCGCCCCGTGACCCGATCGTCCTCAAGCTCCCGGACGACGCCCAGATGGTCGCCGAGGGCGTCCAGCAGGACGAGCAG encodes the following:
- a CDS encoding DUF3710 domain-containing protein, translating into MFGRRKKSGSAEDAADATGETEQVDAAAADDGDAGEPGDAPRRANLPPAPRPDGPWDISEVSKPDEGRVDLGGIFVPGVDGMELRVEVAGDAIVAATVVVRDSAVQLQAFAAPKREGIWGEVREEIATGITQQGGIIDEVEGPLGWELRAQVPVQLPDGTGGVQLVRFIGVDGPRWFLRGVISGQGAVQPEAAGLLEQIFRDTVVVRGEGPMAPRDPIVLKLPDDAQMVAEGVQQDEQEGSRFSGGMGQLQRGPEITEVR